In Saccharothrix syringae, the following are encoded in one genomic region:
- a CDS encoding putative leader peptide, with protein MQRPMLTRRRHVDFVRVAGQGCSPR; from the coding sequence GTGCAGCGACCGATGTTGACCAGGCGCCGGCACGTGGACTTCGTCCGCGTCGCCGGTCAGGGCTGTAGCCCCCGGTAG
- the sfnG gene encoding dimethylsulfone monooxygenase SfnG → MPENRGREPLKFAYWVPNVSGGLVVSDIEQRTDWSYDYNRELAVLAEDNGFEYALSQVRYMASYGAAYQHESTSFSLALLLATQRLKVIAAVHPGLWHPAVLAKLLATVDHVSGGRAAVNVVSGWFKGEFTALGEPWLEHDERYRRAEEFIRVLRKSWTEEPAEFAGDFYRLRGYDLRPKPLDLPGRAHPEVFQGGNSTAARAMAGRVSDWYFSNGKDFDGVTEQVEEVNRTAAAHGRRVRFGLNGFLIARDTEAEARDTLREIVAKADVQAVQGFRDAVRQAGGSTADKKGMWADSSFDDLVQYNDGFRSRLIGTPEQVATRIVEYKRRGVDLLLLGFLHYHEEVAYFGEHVLPVVRELEASLDASAATPEPIGARP, encoded by the coding sequence GTGCCCGAGAACCGGGGACGGGAGCCGCTGAAGTTCGCCTACTGGGTGCCGAACGTCAGCGGTGGCCTCGTCGTCAGCGACATCGAACAGCGGACCGACTGGTCCTACGACTACAACCGCGAGCTCGCCGTCCTCGCCGAGGACAACGGGTTCGAGTACGCGCTGAGCCAGGTGCGCTACATGGCCAGCTACGGCGCCGCCTACCAGCACGAGTCCACCAGCTTCAGCCTGGCACTGCTGCTGGCCACGCAGCGCCTCAAGGTCATCGCCGCGGTCCACCCCGGGCTGTGGCACCCCGCCGTCCTGGCCAAGCTCCTGGCCACCGTCGACCACGTCTCCGGCGGCCGGGCCGCGGTCAACGTGGTCAGCGGCTGGTTCAAGGGCGAGTTCACCGCGCTGGGCGAGCCGTGGCTGGAGCACGACGAGCGCTACCGCCGCGCCGAGGAGTTCATCCGCGTGCTGCGCAAGAGCTGGACCGAGGAGCCCGCGGAGTTCGCGGGCGACTTCTACCGGCTGCGCGGCTACGACCTCAGGCCCAAGCCGCTCGACCTGCCCGGCCGCGCGCACCCCGAGGTCTTCCAGGGCGGCAACTCCACCGCCGCCCGCGCCATGGCCGGCCGCGTGTCGGACTGGTACTTCAGCAACGGCAAGGATTTCGACGGCGTCACCGAGCAGGTGGAGGAGGTGAACCGGACCGCCGCGGCGCACGGGCGCCGGGTGCGCTTCGGGCTCAACGGGTTCCTCATCGCCCGCGACACCGAGGCCGAGGCCCGCGACACCCTGCGCGAGATCGTCGCCAAGGCCGATGTCCAAGCGGTGCAGGGGTTCCGCGACGCCGTGCGGCAGGCCGGCGGCTCGACGGCCGACAAGAAGGGCATGTGGGCCGACTCGTCGTTCGACGACCTCGTGCAGTACAACGACGGCTTCCGGTCCAGGCTCATCGGCACGCCCGAGCAGGTCGCCACCCGGATCGTGGAGTACAAGCGGCGCGGGGTCGACCTGCTGCTGCTCGGTTTCCTGCACTACCACGAGGAAGTGGCCTACTTCGGCGAGCACGTGCTGCCCGTCGTCCGTGAGCTCGAAGCCTCCCTCGACGCCTCCGCCGCCACCCCGGAACCGATCGGAGCCCGACCGTGA
- a CDS encoding aldo/keto reductase yields MKYRYLGDTGLAVSELCFGVMTFGGGASFLGAPDRNWAEFGTVPDDTAHNMIRMALDAGINFFDTADVYKNGVGEAMLGTALGTDRDRVIIGTKGRWRITDDPNDIGATRHHLYAAVESSLRRLRTDYIDVYHIHGPDPRTSIDETLRVLDDLVHSGKVRYIGVSNFAAWQLMKGLSVSERRNLNRFVCYQGYYNLGARELEREIVPLCVDQNVGITAWSPLGGGFFTGKYKRGEAMPEGSRLAQRTPSESAPLTHPEPHDIIDVMGKIAAERGVTIAQVALNWVLRKPGITSLVIGATKPHQLEDNLQAVEWELSADELAQLDEVSDVPPHYPYWHIRDVAGDRRLPTDIYP; encoded by the coding sequence GTGAAGTACCGCTACCTGGGCGACACCGGCCTGGCAGTGTCCGAACTGTGCTTCGGCGTCATGACCTTCGGCGGCGGGGCGTCGTTCCTCGGCGCGCCGGACCGCAACTGGGCCGAGTTCGGCACCGTGCCGGACGACACCGCCCACAACATGATCCGCATGGCGCTGGACGCCGGCATCAACTTCTTCGACACCGCCGACGTCTACAAGAACGGTGTGGGCGAGGCGATGCTGGGCACCGCGCTCGGCACGGACCGCGACCGCGTCATCATCGGCACCAAGGGCCGGTGGCGGATCACCGACGACCCCAACGACATCGGCGCCACCCGGCACCACCTGTACGCCGCGGTCGAGAGCAGCCTGCGCCGGCTGCGCACCGACTACATCGACGTCTACCACATCCACGGCCCCGACCCCCGCACCTCGATCGACGAGACGCTGCGCGTGCTCGACGACCTGGTGCACTCGGGCAAGGTGCGCTACATCGGCGTGTCCAACTTCGCCGCCTGGCAGCTGATGAAGGGGCTGTCGGTGTCGGAGCGCCGCAACCTCAACCGCTTCGTGTGCTACCAGGGCTACTACAACCTGGGCGCGCGCGAGCTGGAGCGGGAGATCGTGCCGCTGTGCGTGGACCAGAACGTCGGCATCACCGCGTGGAGCCCGCTGGGCGGCGGTTTCTTCACCGGCAAGTACAAGCGCGGCGAGGCCATGCCCGAGGGCAGCCGGCTGGCGCAGCGGACGCCGTCGGAGTCGGCCCCGCTGACCCACCCGGAGCCGCACGACATCATCGACGTGATGGGCAAGATCGCGGCCGAGCGCGGCGTGACCATCGCGCAGGTGGCGCTGAACTGGGTGCTGCGCAAGCCGGGCATCACCTCGCTGGTCATCGGCGCCACCAAGCCGCACCAGCTGGAGGACAACCTCCAGGCGGTCGAGTGGGAGCTGTCCGCGGACGAGCTGGCGCAGCTCGACGAGGTCAGCGACGTGCCGCCGCACTACCCCTACTGGCACATCCGCGACGTGGCCGGCGACCGCAGGCTGCCGACCGACATCTACCCGTGA
- a CDS encoding 3-oxoacyl-ACP synthase III family protein — protein sequence MNANLGVIGTGSYLPELVVGNDEVGAAAGVGGEWIRQRTGITARRRAAPHEAASDLAANAALRALESAGVKPAQLRYIVVATSTPDHPQPATACLVQHRIGAVHAAAFDVNAVCSGFVFALGVMHRMLSVEPDGYGLVIGADVYSRILDGADRKTAILFGDGAGAVVVGPTELDQGLLGLSLISDGSAHEIIRVPAGGSRLPASPATLADGEHFFKMDGRAVRDFVSDRVPPILRQLLRGAGVVPSAVDHFIPHQANGVMLDGLARELGLRAQMRLTVHKYGNTGAASVPITLDEAVRSGSIRRGDLVLMAGFGGGMAVGAALLRWAGVGQGNVDADVVPAPRSRVHIG from the coding sequence GTGAACGCGAACCTGGGGGTCATCGGGACGGGTTCCTACCTGCCCGAGCTGGTCGTGGGCAACGACGAGGTCGGCGCCGCCGCGGGGGTCGGCGGCGAGTGGATCCGGCAGCGCACGGGCATCACGGCCCGGCGCCGCGCCGCACCGCACGAGGCCGCCTCGGACCTCGCGGCCAACGCGGCGCTGCGGGCGCTGGAGAGCGCCGGGGTCAAGCCGGCGCAGCTGCGCTACATCGTGGTGGCGACCTCGACGCCGGACCACCCGCAGCCGGCGACGGCCTGCCTGGTCCAGCACAGGATCGGCGCGGTGCACGCGGCGGCGTTCGACGTCAACGCGGTGTGCAGCGGGTTCGTCTTCGCCCTGGGGGTCATGCACCGGATGCTGTCGGTCGAACCCGACGGCTACGGCCTGGTCATCGGCGCGGACGTGTACTCCCGCATCCTCGACGGCGCCGACCGCAAGACCGCGATCCTGTTCGGCGACGGTGCCGGCGCGGTCGTGGTCGGGCCGACCGAGCTGGACCAGGGCCTGCTCGGGCTGTCGCTGATCAGCGACGGGTCGGCGCACGAGATCATCCGGGTGCCCGCCGGTGGCAGCCGGCTGCCCGCCTCGCCCGCGACGCTGGCGGACGGCGAGCACTTCTTCAAGATGGACGGCCGCGCGGTGCGCGACTTCGTCTCCGACCGGGTGCCCCCGATCCTGCGCCAGCTGCTCCGCGGCGCCGGTGTCGTGCCCTCGGCCGTGGACCACTTCATCCCGCACCAGGCCAACGGGGTGATGCTCGACGGTTTGGCGCGCGAACTGGGGTTGCGCGCGCAGATGCGCCTCACGGTGCACAAGTACGGCAACACGGGCGCGGCGTCGGTCCCGATCACGCTGGACGAGGCCGTGCGCTCGGGCTCGATCCGACGGGGTGACCTGGTGCTGATGGCCGGGTTCGGCGGCGGCATGGCCGTGGGGGCGGCACTGCTGCGCTGGGCGGGGGTGGGCCAGGGGAACGTCGACGCGGACGTCGTCCCGGCTCCGCGGTCCCGCGTGCACATCGGCTGA
- a CDS encoding acyl-CoA dehydrogenase family protein, whose amino-acid sequence MTTSAQQTWTTTPTDPDGWVARAREVAALLATDAVARDRAGATPHAEVALLKDAGLVTLLGPPEHGGGGQNWTTAYRVIREVAAGDGSIGQLIGYHYLWAWAARLVATPEQVAAVEERATRERWFFGGAVNPRDNDLVITDEGDEIVFTGRKSFSTGSKVSDVTVLEGVLEGTDKHVFAIVPSNQDGIVFNDDWDNLGQRLTESGSVEVRGVRVPWEQAAGYVGKEFRPRTYNTLNVPLIQLVFTNFYLGIAKGALATATAYTRERTRPWPYGGDNKESASEEFHVLETYGDLQAKLWAAEALAERAAGLIELINDHPDEVTERERGEAAVVIAAAKQRAVDTGLEIGTRIFEVTGARASANAVGLDIFWRNIRTHSLHDPIAYKRAEVGRYALLGEVPEPTWYT is encoded by the coding sequence GTGACCACTTCCGCGCAGCAGACCTGGACCACCACCCCCACCGACCCCGACGGGTGGGTCGCCCGCGCCCGCGAGGTCGCCGCCCTCCTCGCCACCGACGCGGTGGCCCGCGACCGCGCCGGCGCCACCCCGCACGCCGAGGTCGCGCTCCTCAAGGACGCCGGCCTCGTCACGCTGCTCGGCCCGCCCGAGCACGGCGGCGGGGGCCAGAACTGGACCACGGCCTACCGCGTGATCCGCGAGGTCGCCGCAGGCGACGGGTCGATCGGCCAGCTCATCGGCTACCACTACCTGTGGGCCTGGGCCGCGCGGCTGGTCGCCACGCCCGAGCAGGTCGCCGCGGTGGAGGAGCGGGCCACCCGCGAGCGCTGGTTCTTCGGCGGCGCGGTCAACCCGCGCGACAACGACCTCGTGATCACCGACGAGGGCGACGAGATCGTGTTCACCGGCCGCAAGTCGTTCTCCACCGGCAGCAAGGTCTCGGACGTCACCGTGCTGGAGGGCGTGCTGGAGGGCACGGACAAGCACGTCTTCGCCATCGTGCCGTCGAACCAGGACGGCATCGTGTTCAACGACGACTGGGACAACCTGGGCCAGCGCCTCACCGAGAGCGGCAGCGTCGAGGTGCGCGGCGTGCGCGTGCCGTGGGAGCAGGCCGCCGGGTACGTGGGCAAGGAGTTCCGGCCCCGCACCTACAACACCCTCAACGTGCCGCTGATCCAGTTGGTGTTCACCAACTTCTACCTCGGCATCGCCAAGGGCGCGCTCGCCACGGCCACCGCCTACACCCGGGAGCGGACCAGGCCCTGGCCGTACGGCGGCGACAACAAGGAGTCGGCGTCCGAGGAGTTCCACGTCCTGGAGACCTACGGCGACCTCCAGGCCAAGCTGTGGGCCGCCGAGGCGCTGGCCGAGCGCGCCGCCGGGCTGATCGAGCTGATCAACGACCACCCCGACGAGGTGACGGAGCGGGAGCGCGGCGAGGCGGCGGTGGTGATCGCGGCGGCCAAGCAGCGCGCGGTCGACACCGGCCTGGAGATCGGCACCCGGATCTTCGAGGTGACCGGGGCGCGGGCCAGCGCCAACGCGGTGGGGCTGGACATCTTCTGGCGCAACATCCGCACGCACAGCCTGCACGACCCGATCGCCTACAAGCGGGCCGAGGTCGGGCGCTACGCCCTGCTCGGGGAGGTGCCCGAACCCACCTGGTACACCTGA
- a CDS encoding ScbA/BarX family gamma-butyrolactone biosynthesis protein produces MSFSRTVDRELVHREALGEVFITDVTQFAGGEFRVGAQLPRLHAYYGDHLHHRPLVDPVLLLETARQAGLCLAHKFFAVPQDHKFILTRLDLRLGDLARLVIGPRPVELELRGTILDRKDRDGAVVGLDYRFQIVAEGHELGEAVVGLRFRSPQSYNDLRMRNRQSRALPSSASYRPALTGLPAQPRRVGRRDERNVVITEPVAVNGTVVADFRLPFNHPSMFDHPQDHLPGMVLAEAARQLAVAAVVERHGYAPEKMVLRAVSTRFVKFGELEPITRLVAVTGARGGAAEPEVVYTAAGEFTPPDDLGWPASGSEVVVLVDALQDGESICRFTVVMSTIVDGGEQAR; encoded by the coding sequence GTGAGCTTCAGCCGTACGGTTGACCGTGAACTGGTGCACCGGGAGGCCCTGGGGGAGGTCTTCATCACCGACGTGACGCAGTTCGCCGGTGGTGAGTTCCGCGTCGGAGCCCAACTTCCCCGCCTGCACGCCTACTACGGCGACCACCTGCACCACCGGCCCCTGGTCGACCCGGTGCTGCTGCTGGAGACCGCGCGCCAGGCCGGTCTGTGCCTGGCCCACAAGTTCTTCGCGGTCCCGCAGGACCACAAGTTCATCCTCACCCGGCTCGACCTGAGGCTCGGCGACCTGGCGCGGCTGGTCATCGGTCCCCGCCCGGTCGAGCTGGAGCTGCGCGGGACGATCCTGGACCGCAAGGACCGGGACGGCGCCGTCGTCGGCCTGGACTACCGCTTCCAGATCGTCGCGGAGGGCCACGAGCTGGGCGAGGCCGTCGTCGGCCTGCGCTTCCGCTCCCCGCAGAGCTACAACGACCTGCGGATGAGGAACCGGCAGAGCCGGGCGCTGCCGTCCTCGGCCAGCTACCGGCCCGCGCTGACCGGGCTGCCCGCCCAGCCGCGGCGGGTCGGCAGGCGCGACGAGCGCAACGTCGTGATCACCGAGCCGGTGGCGGTCAACGGCACCGTCGTGGCCGACTTCCGGCTCCCGTTCAACCACCCGTCGATGTTCGACCACCCGCAGGACCACCTGCCGGGCATGGTGCTCGCCGAGGCCGCGCGGCAGCTCGCCGTCGCCGCGGTCGTGGAGCGCCACGGGTACGCGCCGGAGAAGATGGTGCTGCGCGCCGTGTCCACCCGGTTCGTCAAGTTCGGCGAGCTGGAGCCGATCACGCGCCTGGTCGCCGTGACCGGCGCGCGGGGCGGTGCGGCGGAGCCGGAGGTCGTCTACACGGCGGCCGGCGAGTTCACCCCGCCGGACGACCTGGGCTGGCCGGCGTCCGGCAGCGAGGTCGTCGTGCTGGTGGACGCGCTCCAGGACGGCGAGTCGATCTGCAGGTTCACCGTCGTGATGAGCACCATCGTCGACGGTGGGGAGCAGGCCCGATGA
- a CDS encoding tellurite resistance TerB family protein — MIFYTDAESRVLRTAVFGVMVLVSHADPGPVIQERYAGLQALGNLSPDLRHALHASRIDLSPIPEAELEERVLEALRASVEILNAKAPAEAATFPAAVEAICHQVAAADGQVAEVERAVIEKVRAALGG, encoded by the coding sequence ATGATCTTCTACACGGACGCGGAGAGCCGGGTCCTGCGCACGGCTGTCTTCGGTGTGATGGTGCTGGTGTCCCACGCCGACCCCGGCCCCGTGATCCAGGAGCGCTACGCCGGCCTCCAGGCCCTGGGCAACCTCTCGCCGGACCTGCGCCACGCCCTGCACGCGTCGCGGATCGACCTCTCCCCGATCCCCGAGGCCGAGCTGGAGGAGCGGGTGCTGGAGGCCCTCCGGGCGTCCGTGGAGATCCTGAACGCGAAGGCACCGGCCGAGGCCGCCACCTTCCCGGCCGCGGTGGAGGCGATCTGCCACCAGGTGGCCGCGGCCGACGGCCAGGTGGCCGAGGTGGAGCGAGCGGTGATCGAGAAGGTGCGGGCCGCGCTGGGCGGGTGA
- a CDS encoding CynX/NimT family MFS transporter: MTARPDVRATSNLLWTAVGLVLLAINLRPAIGSVSPLLSDVQRDLGLSGAAVSVLTTLPVLCLGLFATIAPALARRVGVGRALVLALALIVIGLLVRLAPAVFPLFLGTLLAGVGLAIGNVLVPAVIKTTFPTRIRLYTGISTALLSGGAALSSGVTVPLREAFGTNWSTSLALWAVPAVLALVVWLVLAARSGKPTAAAAAPSVMGALLRDATAWQATVYLALRALAFFTALGWLPTVLVTYGYGRAEAGAMLSLVMLVSIPAAVLAPVFAGKVTPRPVIVLIVLLGAVSNLGLVIVPDAVTLWAVLLGVALGGGFAMAMTFIGLRSPDPATAAQLSGMVQTIGYLVGAVGGPFAFGLLNTATGGWTVPLVVAAVLTVPELVVGLLVSRDRQVLQPAPRRAAEGGALLEGAATR, translated from the coding sequence GTGACCGCTCGTCCTGACGTCCGCGCGACGTCGAACCTGTTGTGGACCGCCGTGGGGTTGGTGCTGCTGGCCATCAACCTGCGGCCCGCCATCGGCAGCGTGTCCCCACTGCTGTCGGATGTCCAGCGCGACCTGGGCCTTTCCGGTGCCGCGGTCAGCGTGCTGACCACGCTGCCGGTCCTGTGCCTCGGCCTGTTCGCGACGATCGCGCCCGCGCTGGCGCGTCGGGTCGGCGTCGGCCGGGCCCTCGTGCTCGCCCTGGCGCTGATCGTGATCGGCCTGCTCGTCCGGCTCGCGCCGGCGGTGTTCCCGCTGTTCCTGGGCACGCTGCTGGCCGGTGTCGGCCTGGCCATCGGCAACGTGCTCGTGCCGGCGGTCATCAAGACCACGTTCCCGACCAGGATCCGGCTCTACACCGGCATCTCGACCGCCCTGCTCAGCGGTGGCGCGGCGCTCTCGTCCGGCGTCACCGTCCCGCTGCGCGAGGCGTTCGGCACCAACTGGTCCACCTCGCTGGCGCTGTGGGCCGTGCCCGCGGTGCTCGCCCTGGTGGTGTGGCTGGTCCTGGCCGCCCGCTCGGGCAAGCCGACCGCCGCGGCGGCGGCCCCGTCGGTGATGGGCGCGCTGCTCCGCGACGCGACCGCCTGGCAGGCCACGGTCTACCTGGCGCTGCGCGCGCTGGCGTTCTTCACCGCGCTGGGCTGGCTGCCGACCGTGCTGGTGACCTACGGCTACGGCCGCGCCGAGGCCGGCGCGATGCTGTCGCTGGTGATGCTCGTCAGCATCCCGGCGGCGGTGCTCGCCCCGGTGTTCGCCGGCAAGGTCACGCCCCGGCCGGTGATCGTGCTGATCGTGCTGCTCGGCGCGGTGAGCAACCTCGGGCTCGTCATCGTGCCGGACGCGGTCACGCTGTGGGCCGTGCTGCTCGGCGTGGCCCTCGGCGGCGGCTTCGCCATGGCCATGACGTTCATCGGCCTGCGCTCGCCGGACCCGGCCACCGCCGCCCAGCTGTCGGGCATGGTGCAGACGATCGGCTACCTGGTCGGCGCGGTCGGCGGCCCGTTCGCCTTCGGCCTGCTCAACACGGCCACCGGTGGCTGGACCGTCCCGCTGGTCGTGGCGGCCGTCCTGACCGTGCCGGAGCTGGTCGTCGGCCTGCTGGTCAGCCGTGACCGGCAGGTGCTCCAGCCCGCCCCGCGCCGCGCGGCGGAGGGCGGGGCGTTGTTGGAGGGCGCGGCGACCCGCTGA
- a CDS encoding HAD family hydrolase, with translation MIRVDRITPESRVRAVWTDFDGVVTPPVDLALAEVSRRVGRGLTPDLLRSAMEAVGRSMGTDAMAPLDTPLLTEEQWARQVEQVLLERHELRVDLSDFGGKWFADRPADEHWVEFLMALRRSGFFVGLLSNTPPAWERHWRRLVAADLLFDAVVSSHQVRCRKPEAAIFDLAAARAGLAPDQCVLVDDQEVHCEGARAAGWHAVHFTDVPRAASALNELLSRQPVRSVVR, from the coding sequence ATGATCAGGGTGGACAGGATCACGCCGGAGTCGCGGGTGCGCGCGGTGTGGACCGACTTCGACGGCGTCGTCACGCCGCCGGTCGACCTCGCCCTGGCCGAGGTCAGCAGGCGGGTGGGCCGCGGCCTCACCCCGGACCTGCTGCGGTCCGCCATGGAGGCGGTCGGGCGGTCGATGGGCACCGACGCGATGGCCCCGCTGGACACCCCGCTGCTCACCGAGGAGCAGTGGGCCCGGCAGGTCGAGCAGGTGCTGCTGGAGCGCCACGAGCTGCGCGTGGACCTGTCGGACTTCGGCGGCAAGTGGTTCGCCGACCGGCCGGCGGACGAGCACTGGGTGGAGTTCCTGATGGCGCTGCGCCGGTCCGGCTTCTTCGTCGGCCTGCTGTCGAACACGCCGCCGGCGTGGGAGCGGCACTGGCGCCGGCTGGTCGCGGCCGACCTGCTCTTCGACGCGGTCGTCTCGTCCCACCAGGTCCGGTGCCGCAAGCCCGAGGCGGCGATCTTCGACCTCGCCGCGGCGCGCGCCGGCCTGGCGCCGGACCAGTGCGTGCTGGTCGACGACCAGGAGGTCCACTGCGAGGGCGCCCGGGCCGCCGGGTGGCACGCGGTCCACTTCACCGACGTCCCGCGGGCGGCGTCCGCGCTCAACGAGCTGCTGAGCAGGCAGCCGGTTCGGTCGGTGGTCCGGTGA
- a CDS encoding threonine synthase — MARYVDPVDGSEYPLGVPRWRSDAGRPLMVTPQPGISRDDVETGDRSLWRYRACLPVPIADPISLGEGRTPLVERPWGRARPLFKLEWFSPTGSFKDRGSSVMLSYLRQHGVTSVLEDSSGNGGSSIAGYGAAGGLEVRIFVPARTSPAKIAQVEAYGARVHPVEGPREESQAEAIRWSDRAFYAGHNWQALFLEGVKTLAYELWEDLGFRAPDNVVVPVGAGSGLLGCHLGFRELVAAGQIPRAPRLFAAQPLNCSPVDAAFTTGSADREVRPTVAEGTAIRAPLRLREVLAALRDTGGATVAVPEREIVDALRGLCARGLFVEPTSATAAAAVTRLLDEGRIAPGETTVVMLGGSGLKAAGAVRDLLVGGA; from the coding sequence ATGGCCCGGTACGTCGACCCCGTCGACGGCAGCGAGTACCCGCTGGGCGTCCCCCGCTGGCGCTCGGACGCCGGCCGGCCGCTGATGGTCACGCCGCAGCCCGGCATCTCCCGCGACGACGTCGAGACCGGCGACCGCTCGCTGTGGCGCTACCGCGCGTGCCTGCCGGTGCCCATCGCGGACCCGATCTCGCTGGGCGAGGGCCGCACCCCGCTGGTGGAGCGACCGTGGGGCCGGGCGCGGCCGCTGTTCAAGCTGGAGTGGTTCAGCCCGACCGGCAGCTTCAAGGACCGCGGCAGCAGCGTGATGCTGTCCTACCTGCGCCAGCACGGCGTCACCTCGGTCCTCGAGGACAGCTCCGGCAACGGCGGCTCGTCGATCGCCGGGTACGGCGCGGCGGGCGGGCTGGAGGTGCGGATCTTCGTGCCCGCGCGCACCTCCCCGGCGAAGATCGCCCAGGTCGAGGCGTACGGCGCGCGGGTCCACCCGGTCGAGGGGCCGCGCGAGGAGTCGCAGGCCGAGGCGATCCGCTGGTCCGACCGCGCCTTCTACGCCGGCCACAACTGGCAGGCGCTGTTCCTGGAGGGCGTCAAGACCCTGGCCTACGAGCTGTGGGAGGACCTGGGGTTCCGGGCGCCGGACAACGTCGTCGTGCCGGTCGGCGCGGGCAGCGGCCTGCTGGGGTGCCACCTGGGGTTCCGCGAGCTGGTCGCCGCCGGGCAGATCCCCCGCGCGCCCCGCCTGTTCGCGGCGCAGCCGCTCAACTGCTCGCCCGTCGACGCCGCGTTCACCACCGGGTCGGCCGACCGCGAGGTGCGGCCGACCGTCGCCGAGGGCACCGCCATCCGCGCGCCCCTGCGGTTGCGCGAGGTGCTGGCGGCGTTGCGCGACACCGGTGGCGCGACCGTGGCGGTGCCCGAGCGGGAGATCGTCGACGCGCTGCGCGGGCTGTGCGCGCGGGGGCTGTTCGTGGAACCCACCAGCGCGACCGCCGCGGCCGCGGTCACCCGCCTGCTCGACGAGGGGCGGATCGCGCCGGGCGAGACGACCGTGGTCATGCTCGGCGGGTCGGGGCTCAAGGCCGCGGGCGCGGTGCGCGACCTGCTCGTGGGAGGGGCGTGA
- a CDS encoding MarR family winged helix-turn-helix transcriptional regulator, producing the protein MSLPIDDRLGHHIKRVEQELIAVKNAVLRPLGLNVPQYTVLLVLAEEPGLSGAALARRCLVTPQTMSTVLNTLESKELVIRQNHPIHTHIHEARLTRKGRSLLNRADVAAIEVEQKLGDEFTAQERTTLQQLLARCGAVLSKHMVEMKAAPTR; encoded by the coding sequence ATGAGCCTCCCCATAGACGACCGGCTGGGTCACCACATCAAGCGGGTCGAGCAGGAGCTGATCGCCGTGAAGAACGCGGTGCTGCGCCCGCTCGGCCTCAACGTCCCGCAGTACACCGTCCTGCTGGTGCTCGCCGAGGAGCCCGGCCTGTCGGGCGCCGCGCTGGCCAGGCGCTGCCTGGTGACACCGCAGACGATGTCCACGGTGCTGAACACCCTGGAGTCGAAGGAGCTGGTGATCCGCCAGAACCACCCCATCCACACCCACATCCACGAGGCCCGGCTGACCCGGAAGGGGCGCAGCCTGCTCAACCGGGCGGACGTCGCCGCGATCGAGGTCGAGCAGAAGCTGGGCGACGAGTTCACCGCGCAGGAGCGCACCACCCTCCAGCAGCTGCTGGCGCGCTGCGGCGCGGTGCTGTCCAAGCACATGGTGGAGATGAAGGCGGCGCCGACGAGGTGA
- a CDS encoding DUF6292 family protein has product MTHVDVDVDEVLLQGVRGYARSVTDALGLRGECSYVQVERPVTAYLAVDGRLPGFPDRDTALLWDEDRGWSAAVETHSGEDLLVVAHLEGDVLPPPAVVAEWARSLFRGDRRVPPARPAGAGELAHRLGAYVGGMSVPEPRRA; this is encoded by the coding sequence ATGACGCACGTGGACGTGGATGTCGACGAGGTCCTGTTGCAAGGGGTGCGGGGTTACGCCCGATCGGTGACCGACGCGCTGGGTTTGCGCGGCGAGTGCTCGTACGTGCAGGTCGAAAGACCCGTCACGGCGTACCTGGCGGTGGACGGGCGGTTGCCGGGCTTCCCGGACCGCGACACCGCGCTGCTGTGGGACGAGGACCGCGGCTGGTCGGCGGCCGTCGAGACGCACAGCGGCGAGGACCTGCTGGTGGTGGCCCACCTGGAGGGTGACGTGCTCCCGCCGCCCGCGGTGGTGGCCGAGTGGGCCCGGTCGCTGTTCCGCGGCGACCGGCGGGTCCCGCCGGCCCGGCCGGCCGGTGCCGGGGAGCTGGCGCACCGGCTGGGCGCCTACGTGGGCGGGATGTCCGTGCCGGAGCCCAGGAGGGCCTGA